GTCGCGCAGATTTTCTCTTTTCAGCCCTTTGAGTTTTTGATATTCGCTTGGCGTCATTCCAAAGGTTGCTTTTGAGATTTCTGCTGTTAAAATAGCAAACTCCCTATCCGTTTCTACCCCTCTTTTGTTCCATTCATCTGTTAATTCATCCCTTATTGCAATTCCCCTTACTCTTTTCTCAATCCAGTCTTCAGAATAGCCCTTTGCCCTGTAGATTTCCTTCATGCGTTTTTGAGCTAGTTCAGGATTTTGGATTTCTTCAACTCTATCATAACCTACCTGAGCCAACCATTGCTTAAATGGTTCTGCTTTAGGAGATGGAATAGATTGGATGATTCTGAACATATTTTTTGTATTGGCGCAGTCTGTTTCCCTTAATCTGCCATCATCTGCCATTAACTTCAACTGTCCGATTTTTTCGGACACTTCAAAACCTTCATCGGTAAGCTTAACCTTTAAATCAGACCAGTACTTTCTAGCTCTATCGGTTTGGGTTAATGCACCTATTATATCAACTACTGAAAACCACCATTCATTATTATGCCAGATTCTCCTTATCTGCTTTCCTTGAAACACAACTAATGCATTATTTTCTTCCACTTTATTCACCTTCAAACTCCACCAG
This genomic stretch from Candidatus Woesearchaeota archaeon harbors:
- a CDS encoding Bro-N domain-containing protein translates to MNKVEENNALVVFQGKQIRRIWHNNEWWFSVVDIIGALTQTDRARKYWSDLKVKLTDEGFEVSEKIGQLKLMADDGRLRETDCANTKNMFRIIQSIPSPKAEPFKQWLAQVGYDRVEEIQNPELAQKRMKEIYRAKGYSEDWIEKRVRGIAIRDELTDEWNKRGVETDREFAILTAEISKATFGMTPSEYQKLKGLKRENLRDHMNDLELIFTMLGERVTTEITRNKDDKDFPECKDSAKEGGEVAGNARKDAERRIGRSIISGENYLSATEKDKRIEKKG